Part of the Planococcus plakortidis genome is shown below.
TGACTTTGCAGCAAAAACAGCAGCAGGGCGAAGAAATCACGGAAGAAGAAATGATGGGCGCTCAAGCGACAGCACAAGCCGCTCAGGAAAACCCGAAAATCTTGTCTATGCTCGAAGCTGAAATGGGTCTTAGCCAGATGATCGAAGAAGTGAACCGCGTATTGATCAAGCCGGTTCAATCCCTTTACGAAAGCATGTAATTCAAGCAAAAAAAGGATTTACGGAAAAGACACCGAATACGTAAAGATGAATGCAAATTCATTTTTACGAAGGGGTGTCTTTTTCTTATGTATCAAACGATTATGCTGAAAAAAGATGGGCGTTTGGCCCATTTGGTATTGAACCGTCCGGATTCGATGAATGCAATGAACGCGAAGATGATGGGGGAGCTTGCGGACTGCTTCGAAAGCTTGAAACATGACGGATCCGTTCATGCGTTGATCATTCACGGCGCAGGGCGGGCATTTTCTGCCGGGGGGGACATCAAGGAAATGGTCGATCCCGACAACCCGATGGATATCGAGGCGGTCATGGAGGATGTCAGCCGTTTGGCAAAAGCGCTTTATACACTGCCGCAAGTGACCATTGCCGCCGTGCACGGTGCTTCCGCGGGTCTTGGCTTCAGCATGGCGCTTGCCTGTGATCATGTGGTGGCGGAAGAAAGCAGCAAGTTGGCCATGAATTTCATCGGCATCGGGCTCATTCCTGACGGTGGTGGCCATTTCTTCCTGAAAGAACGTGTCGGCGTGCCGCGCGCGAAGCAATTGATTTGGGCGGGGCAAGTGCTGAAAGCGCATGATGCTCTCGCCAAAGGCCTGATCGAAGAAGTGACGGCGGAAGGCAGGGGCTTGGAACAGGCGGAGAAATACGCGCATGAAGTACTTGCCTCTCCAGTCGCGGCGAAGCTGAAGTCTAAAGAAATCCTGCACGGCTTGAAGCTGGCCGAACTGGACGAAGTGCTCGCGGGTGAAGCTGCTGGGCAATCGGCGATGCGTAAAACGGCAGACCACCTCGAAGGCATACAAGCTTTCGTAGAAAAGCGCAAGCCTGCTTTTAAAGGAAAATGAAAAGAATGGCGGGTTTCCGCCATTCTTTTCAGAGTGTTGAACAAGTTTATGAACAGCTATAAATTGGAGCGAAAACTGTTTTTCTACATTTTCTAAATCAAAGGTCTATCTAAGTATTTGGAGAAGCGTTTGATCGGAAAACATTCTGCTCAATAATGCTACGCATTACTTCGCAAAGATAAGGTCTCCCGTAGGTCGATCTTATCTTTCCTGCGGGAATAGCGGGTTTGAGAGACCCCACAGGCAATGAATGAGCGAAGCTATGCTGAGCCTATTCATTTGCGACGCATCTGCTGGCAGATCTCTTTTGCGATGCCCGAACATAGTGAGGGTTGAGCAGATGTGGGAGCAAGCGGGTTTTCTGCGATGCTCGAACGTAGTGAGAGTTGAGCACAAGGGTTTTCGGTAGCGGCCGAGGAGGCTCGATTCCCGCCCGCGGAAAGCGATCAATAAGCTTTGGAAAATACGACTTCATAACTTTCTCGACAGCCTAAAAAGAATGGCGGGTTTCCGCCATTCTTTTTTTTAGCAAAAACGGTCCAAAAGAAAAAACACGGCGGCTGCCGTGTTTTTTAGGTATGGAACAATAGAAGTTTGCCAGCTGGAGATGCGAGCCGGTGGGTTTTTTCAGTCAACGCTTTTTCTTCGAGCAGCGCGAGCCCCTTTTTTTTCGCTTCATCGTCCGTCTCTGCGGTAAAAGTTTCTTCCTCGATCAATTTGCCGTTTTTTTCATATGCAGTCAGTTTATACGTTCTCATATTCGGCACCCCTTTCTGAACGATTATTCATTTTTCAGTATAAAGGGTTTAAGCGGAAATGTCCTGCAAATTTGAAACATTTCGGCTTTGCTGCCGTATATAAAGGAGGAAAGGGGACGTGAACGATGACTTTATCAATTAGAAATGCAACGAAACAGTTTGGCGATTTTACAGCTGTAGACGATATCTCCCTTGACGTAGCTGAAGGGCAGATGCACGGTTTTCTCGGCGCGAACGGGGCAGGCAAGACGACGACGTTCCGCATGGCGCTGGGACTCCTTACGCCGACACAAGGCGAGGTGCTATGGCAAGGACAGCGCATCAGTTACGCAGACAGCCCGGATATCGGCTATTTGCCGGAGGAGCGCGGATTATACCCAAAGATGAAAGTGCAGGACCAGCTCGTCTATTTGGCAAGGCTGCGGCGCATGGATAAAAAACAAGCGGAACAAGGCACAAAGGATTGGCTGGAGCGCTTTGAAGTGCCTCATTATGCCAATAAGAAAGTGGAAGAATTATCGAAAGGCAACCAGCAGAAAATCCAATTGATTGCTTCTCTCCTACATAACCCCAAACTATTGATTTTAGACGAGCCGTTTTCCGGACTCGATCCCGTCAATGTGGAAATGCTGAAAAAAGCGATACTCGATTTTCAAAAGCAAGGGGCGACGATCGTGTTTTCCAGCCACCGCATGGACCATGTCGAGGAATTATGCGACGACATGAGCATTCTAGACAAAGGTAAATTGGTCGTTCACGGATCGATTCGCGAAGTGAAACGCACGTTCGGCAAGCAAAATGTCCGTATTCACACAGATGCCGACATCACGGCGTTAAGCGAATTGCCGGGCGTTGAAAAATTCACCGCTCAGCGAAGTGGCGGCGTATTCCGCATTGGCGATGAAACGGTCGGCCAAGATCTGCTTGCCCGTGCCTTAGAGCTTGGCCCGGTGCGCCAGTTTGCATTGGAAGAACCAAGCCTCGAAGAGATTTTCATCGAAAAGGTGGGCGGTATCCATGCATAGTTTCTGGATCATTTTCAAACAGGCATTCAAAACGAAAGCGATGACGAAATCGTTCATGGTTACGACGCTGGTCGTTGTCGCATCATTTTTCCTGCTGGCCAATTTGCCATCGATCATCGAGTCATTCGATGGAGATGGCAGTTCACAGCAAACGCTACAAGTCTTAGATGAAACAGGACAGTATACAGCAGCCTTGCAAGCGCAACTCGATCAGCAAGAAAGTAACATTCAATTGGAAGCGAGTGCGCTTTCTGAAGAACAATTGAGGTCGGATGTAGAAGCAGGCGAGATGGACGCTTACCTGGTTGTTGAGGGGGATGATGGGGTCGTTGCCCGTTATGTAGCGGAGTCTGCAACTGAATCCGCTCAAGCCGCTGAACTGGAAAATGCGCTCCAGAGCCTCCAGACGGCACGGGTTGCCGAGCAGCTGGAGCTCGAAGAAACGGAGCTTGCCCAATTGTTTGCACCGGTCGAAATGGAGCGTGAAGCACTTGCTGAATCTTCCAAATCCCAGGAAGAATTAAGCCAAGCACGCGGCCTTGTCTATATTCTGATCATGGTCATCTATATTGCGGTCATTTATTACCCGAACATGATCGCCATGGAAGTGGCGAACGAGAAGTCGTCGCGCGTCATGGAAATCTTGATTTCCAGCGTGTCACCGGTCAAGCACATGTTTGCGAAAATTGCGGGCATCGGCACGCTCGGTATTTTGCAGATGATGATTTTTGCGTTGGCTGGGTATTTGGCAATCCAAAGTTCAGGCTCGGACCTGACCGAAGGCGTATTTAGCGTGATGGGTTTTTCCGAAGTGAAATTCAGCACCTTCTTCTACGCCATCCTGTTCTTTTTGCTGGGCTATTTCCTATACGCCGTGCTCGCTGCTCTGCTCGGTTCGCTCGTCAGCCGGACAGAAGACGTCCAGCAATTGATGCTGCCAATGATGATCTTGATCATCATTGCCTCATTCATCGCATTTTCAGGCATTTCCATGCCGGACGCAGGGTATGTGACAGTCGCTTCCTATATCCCGTTTTTTGCGCCGCTCGTCATGTTCCTGCGTGTCGGACTGCTCGACATCCCTCTATGGGAGCCGCTCTTGTCGATTGCGATCATGTTGTTGACGATTGGCCTTCTCGGCTGGTTCGGTGCACGCGTCTATCGAGGCGGCGTGTTGATGTACGGCTCATCCCAGTCGTTGAAAGATATCCGCCG
Proteins encoded:
- a CDS encoding YlbF family regulator; translation: MAVNIYDDINKLESTFRSTEEFQKLEQAVAEVTADNEANELFKKFRDLQVTLQQKQQQGEEITEEEMMGAQATAQAAQENPKILSMLEAEMGLSQMIEEVNRVLIKPVQSLYESM
- a CDS encoding enoyl-CoA hydratase, with the protein product MYQTIMLKKDGRLAHLVLNRPDSMNAMNAKMMGELADCFESLKHDGSVHALIIHGAGRAFSAGGDIKEMVDPDNPMDIEAVMEDVSRLAKALYTLPQVTIAAVHGASAGLGFSMALACDHVVAEESSKLAMNFIGIGLIPDGGGHFFLKERVGVPRAKQLIWAGQVLKAHDALAKGLIEEVTAEGRGLEQAEKYAHEVLASPVAAKLKSKEILHGLKLAELDEVLAGEAAGQSAMRKTADHLEGIQAFVEKRKPAFKGK
- a CDS encoding YhzD family protein; protein product: MRTYKLTAYEKNGKLIEEETFTAETDDEAKKKGLALLEEKALTEKTHRLASPAGKLLLFHT
- a CDS encoding ABC transporter ATP-binding protein; protein product: MTLSIRNATKQFGDFTAVDDISLDVAEGQMHGFLGANGAGKTTTFRMALGLLTPTQGEVLWQGQRISYADSPDIGYLPEERGLYPKMKVQDQLVYLARLRRMDKKQAEQGTKDWLERFEVPHYANKKVEELSKGNQQKIQLIASLLHNPKLLILDEPFSGLDPVNVEMLKKAILDFQKQGATIVFSSHRMDHVEELCDDMSILDKGKLVVHGSIREVKRTFGKQNVRIHTDADITALSELPGVEKFTAQRSGGVFRIGDETVGQDLLARALELGPVRQFALEEPSLEEIFIEKVGGIHA
- a CDS encoding ABC transporter permease is translated as MHSFWIIFKQAFKTKAMTKSFMVTTLVVVASFFLLANLPSIIESFDGDGSSQQTLQVLDETGQYTAALQAQLDQQESNIQLEASALSEEQLRSDVEAGEMDAYLVVEGDDGVVARYVAESATESAQAAELENALQSLQTARVAEQLELEETELAQLFAPVEMEREALAESSKSQEELSQARGLVYILIMVIYIAVIYYPNMIAMEVANEKSSRVMEILISSVSPVKHMFAKIAGIGTLGILQMMIFALAGYLAIQSSGSDLTEGVFSVMGFSEVKFSTFFYAILFFLLGYFLYAVLAALLGSLVSRTEDVQQLMLPMMILIIIASFIAFSGISMPDAGYVTVASYIPFFAPLVMFLRVGLLDIPLWEPLLSIAIMLLTIGLLGWFGARVYRGGVLMYGSSQSLKDIRRAIKLGNEK